A region from the Malus domestica chromosome 07, GDT2T_hap1 genome encodes:
- the LOC103419477 gene encoding phospho-2-dehydro-3-deoxyheptonate aldolase 1, chloroplastic-like — MLPDDPKHRSEIRRRAHRFLYYKGTLYRRSFEGVLLRCLGEEEANQAMEEAHSGICGAHQSGPKLHFQLKRMGYYWPSMVKDCLEYAKRCQACQFHANFIHQPPEPLHPTATSWPFDACGLDVVGPIAPKSSTGEAYILAATDYFSKWAEAIPLREVKKETVVCFIKGHIIHRYGVPRYIVTDNGKQFSNQLMDELCEKYKFKQHKSSMYHAPANVKKTKQTFFPNRNALRFFKNCACTIPVRVEPDKSSALIPTKSSFVHGQSLLPSSRTHQPALPIKFVRPIVAVHAAEPAKNPVVSDKPPKQQAVQTASSSSSLATNHNAVPAKWSLETWKSKKALQLPEYPNQEDLQSVRRTLDSFPPIVFAGEARNLEERIGEAAMGNAFLLQGGDCAESFKEFNANNIRDTFRILLQMGVVLMIGGQMPVVKVGRMAGQFVKPRSDSFEEKNGVKLPSYRGDNVNGDAFDLQSRTPDPQRLIRAYCQSAATLNLLRAFATGGYAVMQRVTQWNLDFTEHSEQGDRYRELASRVDEALGFMTAAGLTFSSLPGSNLLFLLGMEQQLRWMAVLKTD; from the exons ATGCTTCCAGATGATCCGAaacaccgctctgaaatacgtcgacgagcacatcgcttcctctattacaaagggaCACTCTACCGGCGATCGTTTGAAGGGGTACTTCTAAGATGCCTaggcgaggaagaagccaatcaagccatggaagaagcacactcaggaataTGTGGAGCGCACCAGTCCGGGccaaagcttcatttccagctcaaaagaatgggttattactggccaagcatggtaaagGACTGCCTAGAAtacgccaaaaggtgccaagcctgccaatttcacgccaacttcatacatcaaccgcctgaaccattacaccccacAGCTACTTCATGGCCGTTCGATGCATGTGGATTAGATGTCGTAGGACCAATTGCGCCAAAGTCATCTACAGGAGAGGCTTACATcctggctgcaacagattacttctctaaGTGGGCTGAGGCCATACCCCTGAGGGAAGttaagaaggaaactgtcgtctGTTTCATCAAGGGACATATCATCCATCGATATggggtgcctcgctacattgtcACCGACAACGGAAAACAGTTCTCAAACCAACTCatggacgagctctgcgagaaatacaagttcaagcagcacaaatcctccatgtatcatgctccggccaacg TGAAAAAAACCAAGCAAACCTTCTTCCCCAATCGAAATGCTCTCCGCTTCTTCAAAAATTGTGCTTGCACCATCCCTGTCCGAGTCGAACCAGACAAGAGCAGCGCTCTGATTCCCACCAAATCCAGCTTCGTTCATGGTCAGTCTCTCTTACCCTCTTCCAGAACTCACCAACCCGCTCTGCCCATCAAGTTCGTCCGCCCAATCGTCGCAGTCCACGCCGCCGAGCCAGCCAAGAACCCAGTTGTCTCCGATAAGCCGCCGAAGCAGCAGGCTGTTCAGacggcttcttcttcttcttctttggcgACGAATCACAATGCAGTTCCGGCGAAATGGAGCTTGGAGACATGGAAATCTAAGAAGGCGCTGCAATTGCCGGAGTACCCAAATCAGGAAGATCTCCAGTCGGTGCGTCGGACCCTCGATTCGTTCCCGCCTATTGTGTTCGCCGGTGAAGCGAGGAACCTGGAGGAGCGTATCGGAGAGGCCGCCATGGGAAACGCGTTTCTTCTTCAAGGTGGGGACTGCGCTGAGAGCTTCAAGGAGTTCAATGCCAACAACATTCGTGACACCTTCAGAATTCTCCTCCAAATGGGCGTCGTTTTGATGATCGGAGGCCAAATGCCCGTCGTCAAGGTGGGAAGAATGGCGGGTCAGTTTGTGAAACCCAGATCGGATTCTTTTGAGGAGAAGAATGGTGTGAAGCTGCCTAGTTACAGAGGGGATAATGTGAACGGAGACGCCTTCGATTTACAGTCGAGGACTCCGGACCCCCAGAGACTGATTAGAGCCTATTGTCAATCTGCTGCTACTCTCAACCTTCTCAGGGCTTTCGCTACTGGAGGTTATGCAGTTATGCAGAGGGTCACACAGTGGAACTTGGATTTCACGGAGCACAGCGAGCAAGGTGATAGATATCGGGAGCTAGCTTCCAGGGTTGATGAGGCTCTCGGATTCATGACCGCTGCCGGTCTCACATTCTCTTCCCTCCCAGGCTCAAATTTGCTATTTTTACTTGGAATGGAGCAACAATTGAGATGGATGGCAGTACTAAAAACCGATTAA